One Eurosta solidaginis isolate ZX-2024a chromosome 5, ASM4086904v1, whole genome shotgun sequence DNA segment encodes these proteins:
- the LOC137233895 gene encoding probable serine hydrolase produces the protein MFHSIKLSKGHFSNEAMIKMLRCMCRNGKYISGSFTRQFSVKSCSQNTSCATRPFEEISISVPWGHIAGKWYGPTNMRPIVGLHGWQDNAGTFDRLAPLLDTNVGFLSLDLPGHGHSSWFPPGMSYHTMDNISILLRVMDTFKWDKISLLCHSMSSINGFMFSAFFPDRVDMMVGLDNLKPGVYSSKNVVDFYKKCLKKAMLREQQMNSEPPCYEWHQLVERLHNGTKQSVNKETCEFLLKRGVQPSQHQPHKYYFSRDSRLKHLFFHIFSEEVPLEMAQRITSPYLFIKALQSSHNESNAALDQTLEILRRNNNFEYHEVEGSHHFHLNEPERVAPIINSFISKWRFS, from the exons ATGTTCCATTCGATAAAACTGTCCAAAGGTCACTTTTCAAATGAAGCGATGATAAAAATGCTCCGTTGCATGTGTAGAAATGGAAAATATATATCAGGTTCCTTCACCAGACAATTTTCAGTCAAATCTTGCAGCCAAAATACTTCTTGCGCCACAAGACCC TTTGAAGAAATTTCAATTTCAGTACCGTGGGGTCATATTGCTGGCAAATGGTATGGACCAACGAATATGCGTCCCATAGTTGGTTTGCACGGTTGGCAAGATAACGCAGGTACGTTTGATAGATTAGCCCCGCTTCTAGATACAAATGTTGGCTTTCTTTCATTGGACTTACCCGGTCATGGTCATTCCTCTTGGTTTCCTCCTGGCATGTCCTACCATACGATGGATAACATTTCCATCCTCTTGAGGGTAATGGATACTTTCAAATGGGATAAGATATCACTGCTATGTCATTCTATGAGTTCTATCAATGGCTTTATGTTTAGCGCTTTTTTTCCTGATAGAGTTGATATGATGGTTGGTTTGGACAATCTTAAGCCTGGAGTGTATAGCAGTAAAAATGTTGtagatttttacaaaaaatgtttaaaaaaagcgATGCTTCGCGAACAACAAATGAATTCTGAACCACCTTGCTATGAATGGCATCAACTTGTGGAACGTTTACACAATGGTACTAAACAGTCAGTAAATAAAGAAACTTGTGAATTCCTATTAAAACGTGGAGTACAGCCTTCGCAGCATCAACCACACAAGTATTATTTTTCACGAGATAGTCGACTCAAACAtctattttttcatatattttctgaaGAAGTACCATTAGAAATGGCTCAGCGTATAACTTCTCCATACTTGTTTATCAAAGCATTGCAATCTAGTCATAATGAATCGAATGCAGCCTTGGACCAAACATTGGAGATTTTACGTAGAAACAATAACTTTGAGTACCACGAGGTAGAGGGTTCCCACCACTTTCATTTAAATGAACCAGAAAGAGTGGCCccaattataaattcttttatcAGTAAATGGCGGTTTTCTTAA
- the BBIP1 gene encoding uncharacterized protein BBIP1 isoform X1: MQQQICKVTRQIWKNNHHSGCREYRLQLTMLPEEIAVGKIELIEPTTGKLFFEHKTELIFCKPHLISLKSQSLTRLEEMQRQSAKQLQTKRVKSTIESKGLPKAV; encoded by the exons atgcaacaacaaatatgcaaagtgactcggcaaatat GGAAAAATAACCATCACAGTGGATGTAGGGAGTATCGCCTTCAACTTACTATGCTACCTGAAGAAATAGCTGTAGGGAAAATCGAACTGATTGAACCAACAACCGGAAAACTATTTTTCGAACATAAAACTGAATTAATTTTCTGCAAGCCACatttgatatcattaaaatcgcaaTCTTTGACACGTCTGGAAGAAATGCAGCGACAATCAGCTAAGCAGTTACAAACGAAACGAGTTAAAAGCACCATAGAATCAAAAGGCTTACCAAAGGCAGTGTAA
- the BBIP1 gene encoding uncharacterized protein BBIP1 isoform X2 — MNISKWKNNHHSGCREYRLQLTMLPEEIAVGKIELIEPTTGKLFFEHKTELIFCKPHLISLKSQSLTRLEEMQRQSAKQLQTKRVKSTIESKGLPKAV; from the exons ATGAACATATCTAAAT GGAAAAATAACCATCACAGTGGATGTAGGGAGTATCGCCTTCAACTTACTATGCTACCTGAAGAAATAGCTGTAGGGAAAATCGAACTGATTGAACCAACAACCGGAAAACTATTTTTCGAACATAAAACTGAATTAATTTTCTGCAAGCCACatttgatatcattaaaatcgcaaTCTTTGACACGTCTGGAAGAAATGCAGCGACAATCAGCTAAGCAGTTACAAACGAAACGAGTTAAAAGCACCATAGAATCAAAAGGCTTACCAAAGGCAGTGTAA